A single region of the Verrucomicrobiota bacterium genome encodes:
- a CDS encoding AraC family transcriptional regulator, with the protein MQKEQSLSGLMISLDEKPVIVEAGMNVHGRKADEAFVMDGTWSLHLYRWTGSLSFSGSDYPITPGTISLAPPFRRLKWHFPLKPCVHFFVHFRTGTSPGKMTQVFPVVQNAGIRFEELWNEMEKICSLHKTHPLRADIRFWDLLLDLADRGKQNQKSKTINLPSALETAVIIIQNEIREPLRIGKLATRVGVSRNHLIALFQKYFKMSPITYLHTRRLEKATGLLKIHTIPVQTVAEEIGIPSLQQFNKFLRAKTGMSPRAFRQHT; encoded by the coding sequence GTGCAAAAAGAGCAATCCCTCTCGGGTTTAATGATTAGCCTCGATGAAAAGCCAGTGATTGTGGAAGCCGGAATGAATGTCCACGGGCGCAAGGCTGATGAGGCTTTTGTGATGGACGGCACGTGGAGCCTACATCTTTACCGGTGGACAGGGTCATTGTCTTTCAGTGGGAGTGACTACCCGATTACACCGGGGACGATCAGTCTGGCTCCGCCATTCAGGCGTTTGAAATGGCATTTTCCGCTGAAACCTTGTGTTCATTTTTTTGTACATTTCCGGACGGGGACCTCTCCCGGCAAGATGACTCAAGTTTTTCCAGTGGTGCAAAATGCGGGCATACGTTTTGAAGAGCTTTGGAATGAAATGGAGAAAATATGCTCCCTCCATAAAACCCACCCGCTCCGGGCGGATATCCGGTTTTGGGATTTACTCCTGGATCTGGCTGACCGGGGAAAACAAAACCAGAAATCCAAAACAATTAATTTACCCTCCGCCTTGGAAACGGCTGTGATAATCATCCAAAATGAAATCCGTGAGCCCCTCCGTATCGGGAAACTCGCCACCCGCGTGGGTGTCTCGCGTAACCACCTGATCGCCCTTTTCCAGAAGTATTTTAAAATGAGCCCGATCACCTATCTCCACACCCGACGATTAGAGAAAGCGACCGGGTTACTCAAAATCCACACTATCCCAGTCCAAACTGTCGCCGAAGAAATCGGAATCCCCTCACTCCAACAATTTAATAAATTCCTCCGGGCCAAAACCGGGATGTCTCCCCGCGCCTTCCGCCAACACACATAA
- a CDS encoding sterol desaturase family protein yields the protein MDTPPPTSPTSEQRNARGEWRPSYPVTYAPIFVWPPKLTAFLKWLFGYPGYLWPWNVIYAAIALLTWLYLTPSLETCATLQWEWAGLVFLRNLALLWIMAGTWHFLLYNLKLAGTRKKYDAKWQSTKNPSFIFKDQVYDNIFWSCASGCTIWTAYEVLYLWAAGNHLVPLISIREHPVYAIVLLLLIPFWREFHFYCIHRLIHWKPLYRKVHYLHHKNVNPGPWSGLAMHPVEHLLYFSVVLIHWVIPSHPIHFIFNLQHTALTPIPSHNGFEGPVLTDKLPSGSYFHYLHHRYFECNYGESTLPLDKWFGTFRDGLPGGKGAKLPEKEQV from the coding sequence ATGGATACACCCCCACCCACATCCCCCACATCCGAGCAAAGGAATGCCCGGGGCGAATGGCGCCCCTCCTATCCGGTGACCTACGCCCCGATATTTGTTTGGCCCCCGAAACTCACCGCATTCTTGAAATGGCTTTTTGGTTATCCCGGTTATCTGTGGCCGTGGAATGTGATTTACGCCGCCATAGCCCTTCTCACCTGGCTCTACCTGACACCTTCCTTAGAAACCTGTGCCACCTTACAATGGGAATGGGCCGGACTAGTTTTCCTGCGTAACCTTGCCCTATTATGGATCATGGCCGGGACCTGGCATTTCCTACTTTATAATCTCAAGCTCGCGGGCACCCGGAAAAAATACGATGCCAAATGGCAAAGCACCAAAAACCCCTCCTTTATTTTTAAGGACCAGGTTTACGATAATATTTTCTGGAGTTGTGCAAGTGGATGCACCATTTGGACAGCTTATGAGGTCCTCTATCTCTGGGCGGCGGGTAACCATCTGGTCCCCCTCATCAGCATCCGCGAGCATCCCGTTTATGCGATTGTCCTCTTGCTGCTCATCCCTTTCTGGAGAGAGTTCCATTTCTATTGTATCCATCGGTTGATCCACTGGAAACCCCTTTACCGGAAGGTCCACTACCTGCACCACAAAAACGTGAACCCCGGTCCCTGGTCTGGACTAGCCATGCATCCCGTCGAGCACCTGCTATATTTCAGTGTCGTCCTGATCCACTGGGTGATACCGTCCCACCCGATTCATTTTATCTTTAATCTCCAGCACACGGCCCTGACCCCGATCCCTTCCCATAATGGATTCGAAGGCCCGGTGCTCACGGACAAACTGCCCTCCGGCTCCTACTTCCACTACCTGCACCACAGATATTTTGAATGCAATTATGGGGAGTCCACCCTGCCCCTCGATAAATGGTTCGGCACATTCCGTGACGGACTACCCGGAGGTAAGGGCGCAAAACTGCCTGAGAAGGAACAGGTTTAA